A stretch of the Chitiniphilus purpureus genome encodes the following:
- a CDS encoding DUF2059 domain-containing protein, whose product MRRLIRATIFAAACLAALPALAANEDARAEAQQLLEVMNYRKVHEDTLKSLLSELPVMLSQQTRQVFGSVKMSAAQRAVLEQELPALSKRVTAMVRVRIDAALPYSETQALTIDVMAEHFTADEIRDIATFYRTPTGQKTLTKLPEIMRMTMQKTMPRVQAQMQSLAPEIQKEFEALAAKVKAAK is encoded by the coding sequence ATGCGTCGCCTGATCCGTGCCACGATATTTGCCGCCGCCTGCCTTGCCGCCCTTCCGGCACTGGCGGCGAACGAGGATGCCCGCGCCGAGGCGCAGCAGCTGCTGGAGGTGATGAACTATCGCAAGGTGCACGAAGACACCTTGAAGTCGTTGCTGAGTGAGCTGCCGGTGATGCTGTCGCAGCAGACCCGCCAAGTGTTCGGCAGTGTCAAGATGAGTGCTGCGCAGCGTGCGGTGCTCGAGCAGGAGCTGCCCGCGTTGTCCAAGCGCGTGACTGCGATGGTCCGGGTGCGTATCGATGCGGCATTGCCGTACAGCGAGACGCAAGCCTTGACCATCGACGTGATGGCCGAGCATTTCACCGCCGACGAGATCCGGGACATTGCCACGTTCTATCGCACGCCTACCGGGCAGAAGACGCTGACCAAGCTGCCCGAGATCATGCGCATGACGATGCAAAAGACCATGCCCCGGGTACAGGCGCAGATGCAAAGCCTGGCGCCGGAGATCCAGAAGGAATTCGAGGCGCTGGCCGCCAAGGTCAAGGCTGCCAAGTAA
- a CDS encoding PaaI family thioesterase, with translation MTDLQIKQCWQQARASGDYQAVLQAIPYARTIGMTMAQTGDGLLFTLPFQASNIGNVLLPALHGGVIGGFLENAAIFTLLAATDTTRVPKVIDFSIDYLRSGKPQALYGRCEIVRQGKRVANVLMSAWQDDPDKPVAAARAHFLLS, from the coding sequence ATGACCGACCTGCAGATCAAGCAATGCTGGCAGCAGGCGCGCGCCAGCGGCGACTACCAAGCGGTGCTGCAGGCGATTCCCTATGCCCGCACTATCGGCATGACCATGGCCCAGACCGGCGATGGCCTGCTGTTCACGCTGCCGTTCCAGGCATCGAATATCGGCAATGTGCTCCTGCCCGCGCTGCACGGCGGCGTGATCGGCGGTTTTCTGGAGAACGCCGCCATCTTCACGCTCCTTGCTGCCACCGATACCACCCGCGTGCCCAAGGTGATCGACTTTTCGATCGATTATCTGCGCAGTGGCAAGCCGCAGGCCCTGTACGGCCGCTGCGAGATCGTGCGCCAGGGCAAGCGGGTCGCCAACGTGCTGATGAGCGCCTGGCAGGACGATCCGGATAAACCGGTCGCGGCCGCCCGCGCTCACTTTCTGCTGTCCTGA
- a CDS encoding PaaI family thioesterase, with protein MSVAHPPFFEQLYQWFMTLPHCRALGLEYVAADAGWVLLKLPYSEGIIGDPESGVVHGGAVTTLIDTASGTCIYTLLDQPESVATLDLRIDYLRAAKPDEPILCRAECYRLTGQIAFTRALAYQGEREIAHGVGTFMRTAVGGAA; from the coding sequence ATGTCCGTCGCCCATCCGCCGTTCTTCGAACAGCTCTACCAATGGTTCATGACCCTGCCGCATTGCCGGGCGCTGGGCCTGGAATACGTGGCGGCCGACGCCGGCTGGGTCTTGCTCAAGCTGCCGTATTCCGAAGGGATCATCGGCGATCCCGAGTCGGGCGTGGTCCATGGCGGTGCGGTGACGACGCTGATCGATACCGCGAGCGGCACCTGCATCTACACCCTGCTCGATCAGCCGGAAAGCGTGGCCACGCTCGATCTGCGCATCGACTATCTGCGGGCGGCCAAGCCTGACGAGCCCATCCTGTGTCGCGCCGAGTGCTATCGGTTGACGGGCCAGATCGCCTTCACGCGTGCGTTGGCCTATCAGGGTGAGCGCGAGATCGCGCACGGTGTCGGCACCTTCATGCGTACCGCGGTCGGAGGGGCGGCATGA